The following is a genomic window from Pseudopipra pipra isolate bDixPip1 chromosome 2, bDixPip1.hap1, whole genome shotgun sequence.
TCATCACTGTGCTTGCCCTTGCTTGAATGCAAGCCTTCACAAGCAGAGACCCAGGGACAGATTAGCAGATGCCAGAGAGAGGAGGTTTGAAATGATATATCAAGCATgtagggaagaaaacaaacacctgAGCACCTGGAAGAGTGTCATATGCTCTTAGTCATTTTTCCATGAAATCTTTTTAATGTCTGAGGGTTACTCATGaactttttataaaaaaatagtCATCTGGTCCACAATAGAGACTGCACAGTACAgatagtttatttatttaatatgtaCTGGAAGGTTTAATTTAAGTCATAGATGGTAAATGTGGttttaagaagcagaaaagtGTCTTGAGAAACTAGAAATTGACTCTGCAGGACATAAAAACTTTCTAACGTCAGCCATTCAAACACTAAGGGTTAATGTGGCTATATTGGGAAATATGCAGAGTAGGTGTGCTCATTTCTGAGGATATCTTCTCACTGGCTATTTGTAGGAAACGGCTGATGACAATGTCTTTGGCCTTCATGGTCTCCATATTCCTTTCCCGTGATATCTGCATGCTGATTTGATCCACATTAGCCATGATAAGCTCCGAGGCCAGGATCTGAGTGGGGGATGCCCTGTTTGCTGTGCTATCCATGATGTACTGCTTGTACAGTTCCACCAGCTTCTGCTCAAGGTAGTCGTTCAGGGCTGAGTCAGAGAGGGGCTGCTGGTGTGGCCCCAAGCTCGCCAGTCTCCAGCACGAGGAGTAGCCTTGGCCTGGCTTTCGGACGGTGTCGCTAGAGGGGGGGACCCTCACGGACTCCAAGGCAGGAGGAATCTCTGAGGACTCCAAGAAGGGGCCTATGCCACTGTCACAAGCAAAATCTGTCGTGACTGAGCTGATGGGCACCACGTAGTCCCCAGCTATATGCAAATCGTTGTAATTCTTGCAAATGCTTTTGCAGGAAGGTGGAACCAGGTAGGTGACTTTTTTCGTCAGCCCTTCGCAGGCACGTGTAGCTGGAGATGGCTGCCCTGTGGGCCCAGGGTGATGCGCAGGCTGTGGGAGATTATCCTTCTGCCTTCTGCTGTGCTTGCTACCTCTAGAGCAGACTGAGGAAATGCACTTGCCAGCAGATCTGCATCTCTGAAGAAGGCTTTTTCCTTGTGCTTCATCCGTGGGAGAATAATTAATGGGTCTCATTTCATATACCACTTCATCAGCTGAAGTCTTGCTGTAGAGCTCAGGGTTCAGGTCTCCACAAAGGTAGGTGATTCTGTAAAGATAACCTTCTGACAGCATCCTCCTCCAAAGTCAAGGAATCACcagcagacagaaaaatgaTAAGAAGAAGTTATTACAAAAAGTTCATTATAAATTCACAATGGTGATTACACTCACAAGTCTGTTATAGCTGCAGAGAGATGTTTCCAATTTGGATGTGAACAAGAGTGTCTCTGTCTTTCCAGAGGATTTGAGTCAATGAGTGATTATCCTGTCTCCCTATTGTGCTGTTAACTCAATCATATCAAAGGATATTCTGTATAACACAACATACGCCATGTCCAATGCATCCAATGACAGGAGACTTGTGGAGAGAAGGACAAGAAGTGCTTTGTTGTGGAATAGCTCCTGTAATAATTTACACTTAAATATGTCTGGTTTTGCCCTGGACTTCATTAAGAAGCCAAGGAGCTTCCCCTGTTTTCTCATATGCTTTGAAGCAATTTTTATGTGTGGTTTGTCAGCTGCCTCTGAACTATATTGATTTGAGATTCATATTGAGAGTATCACCCCTTCTGTTCCAGACTAATCAACAACTGTAGGTTTGGTTCCTTTTTCACTAAAAAATCTCAGACCATTAAATTTGCACTTTGCACTTCTGCATTGCAATC
Proteins encoded in this region:
- the TASL gene encoding TLR adapter interacting with SLC15A4 on the lysosome, yielding MLSEGYLYRITYLCGDLNPELYSKTSADEVVYEMRPINYSPTDEAQGKSLLQRCRSAGKCISSVCSRGSKHSRRQKDNLPQPAHHPGPTGQPSPATRACEGLTKKVTYLVPPSCKSICKNYNDLHIAGDYVVPISSVTTDFACDSGIGPFLESSEIPPALESVRVPPSSDTVRKPGQGYSSCWRLASLGPHQQPLSDSALNDYLEQKLVELYKQYIMDSTANRASPTQILASELIMANVDQISMQISRERNMETMKAKDIVISRFLQIASEKISSEMSTPTLHISQYSHINP